The Anaerobacillus sp. CMMVII genomic interval TAGAAACACTATATATTATCATTCGACAAAGAGAAATTAATTCCTTCTGAGCTACTAGAAGCTTGTAACGTGCAAACGTGACTTTCCGTATGGTAGACTAGAAAAAATAATATCAAATAAGGTGGGATTTTTGATGGACCTTTTAAATAATAATAACAATAAAAAAGGTAGTGGCTTTAACATTTTAGGTAAAGAGTCGACTACTCATGGTGGCTATGGTGCAGGAACTCTAAATTTAGATAATATGACTCCTGTAATCGTTGATGTTACAGCAGGTGAGGCTTACGTTGAAATGGGTGCGATGCATGCAAGAAGCGATGTTGAAAAGGGAATAAAATTTTTAAAAGAAAAGGAAGAAGTGCCAAACGGCAAGCCATATTGGTTAGTTTGGATTACTGTTGATCAGAATGCTCAAGGCTCTTACTATGCGGGTGTGACTGCTTGTGAAATGACTGTTGACCGTGAAATTCGTCGTGGCTACAAAAGCTTACCAGAACACGTAAATAAAATGGATAAATCCTTAAAAAGACAAATTATCGTTGATCACATGGATAATCCTTCAAAAGAAGTACTTGGAAACTTCCTTAAAGGCTTTAACGAAAAAATGTATGCAAACTCCGAACAAAAACTTCGTGACGATTTAGGCGTACTATAAATGTGAACAAAATGTGAAGAACTTGTTTTTTGTTTACACTATAAGTAAACTAGAATAAGTATAAATACTTTTTATACTAGGACACAAAAAGGTGCTAACCCCTACTCAAGGTTGGCACCTTTTTCATTTATTTAGTTACTCTTAAACCACTTAATTAAGCGATCCATGAGTTTTTCCTTTTTTGCCTCTTCAATTTCAGCAATTTCCTCTTTGGCTTTTTCTACACTTTCTGGGTTACTCAAGTGTTCTTGGCAATATTCTATCGGCTCAGTTCCTTTGACAAAATAGCTTACATGCTGCACAGGACATGCATCGGTTGCAAGGCGACCAGTATCAGGATTAATGGCCATGGCAACGACGTTTGCAGGCTTTGGAAAAGGAAGCTTTAATTTATCAGTTAAAGCATCTTCAAGGAAATTAGCCCAAATTCGCTTAGCATATTGTGTTTCAGGGCTTACAAGTTCTCGCCCTACATCGTGACCAGTCCATACACCTGTTAGCAGTTGTGGCGTATAGCCAATCATCCAGCTATCTGATAAGGTAGTTCCACTTTTTCCGGCAACTGGTCGGTTAACAAGGTGCATGACGCTTCTTCCAGTTACGCTATTGCCAAGGTCTAAATTAAACATACCGGTCATCAAGTCTGTCATTACATAAGCTAACTCTGGGTTAAGTACCTGCTCTAGAACCGGTTCTTGTTCTATTAAAACTTTTCCGTTGCGGTCAACAACTTTTGTAATGAAACGAGGCTCCACCTTTTTTCCGCCATTTGCAAAGGCGCTGTAGCTATTCGTCATTTCTAAAACACGGACATTCTCTGAGCCAAGTGCTAATGAAGGATACTCACGTAACGTACTTGTTATCCCTAGTCTATGTGCTGTTTCGATTAATTGATCAAACCCTAGAAAAAAATGTGTTTTCACTGCGTAAATATTATCAGATAAAGCAATAGCCTTCGCAAGTGTCATAAAATCATTTGCATATTTATGACCAAAGTTGGCTGGTTCATATGTTTCCCGACCATCATCAAAAATAAAGGTTGTTTCCTCACTAGTTAATGGAGTAGCTGGTGTGAAGCCATTCTCTAAGGCAGCATAATATAAAAGTGGTTTGATTGTTGAACCAGGAGCTCTCGGCGCCATAGTTGCACGATTATATTGACTTTCTTGGTAATTTCTCCCACCTACCATTGCCTTGACGTCCCCGTTGCGAGGATCGATGGCAACAAGAGCAGCTTGTAACTCAGTATCCTTAAGCTCTTTTTCGACCCACTTCTCGGCTTTTTCTTGCATAATTGGATCAAGAGTCGTATATATTTGTAAGCCTCCAGCCTCAATTAGTTGCGGGTCTAATCCATACCGATCGGTTAGGATTTGGTAGACAACATCTTGAAAGTATGGAGCAATCGACGCTGAATTCGAGGTTGTTTCATGTTCTAGAATTAACGGCGTTCGATAAAAGTCTTCAGCTTCCTGTGGAGTGAGATAACCTTCAGCAGCCATTGCATTTAGAACCTGCTGTTGTCTCCCTCTTGACCGTTCATAGTTCCGAAGAGGTGAATAGTACAGCGGCCCTTTTGGAATCCCAACAAGCATCGCTGCTTCTGCAATATTTAAATCGCTAGCACTTTTTCGGAAATAATAATTCGCTGCAGCTTCAATGCCGTAGGCACCGTGACCGTAATAGATAGTATTTAAATAGCCCTCTAAGATTTCCTCTTTTGTATAGTTCATTTCAAGTCGGAGTGCATAAATCGCTTCATCGCGCTTCCGTTTCCATGTTTTATCATGACTCAAAAATAAGTTCCGCGCATATTGCTGAGTAATGGTACTAGCACCTTGAGCCTTTGTTCCGCTTTGGACATTCTTTAATACAGCTGCACCAATCCTGACAGGGTCGAAGCCAAAGTGGCTAAAAAACTTTCGATCTTCAATGGCAATCGTCGCTTCGATAATTGCTGGACTCATCTCATCTAAAGATATCCAGTGCCGATTTTGCCCAACAACACGCTGTCCAATAACAGAATCGTCATTCCCATAAAAGACTGTCGTTTCTTGGACTTGTAAAGGTGGTGGTCCCTGCATTTTTGCATATGTTAAGAGGCCAACTAGGCTACCCATAATTAGGATTGCGGTAACTAACGCTAACCTAATAAGCCTTCTAGTTAGACCGATTCTTCTATGATATTTTTTTCTAGTGATGACTTCCATCGTATCCACCCTTTACTGTTTAGTGTAGAGTGTAAAGTGTAGAGTTTATAGTTTCTCTAGCTTTGCTACGAAGCCAGACAAACAAAACAACTTTTACACTCTACACTCTACACTCTAAACTCTTAACTACCATCCATTCTTGGATTTAGTTGGCTTTTTTATACTTAAAAAACATGATAAAGAAATTGAAGGAATATTTTCCTTGATTTTTAAAGAAAGTCATATATACTTTCTTTGTAGTACAAATGGACAATCTATAGTGCAACGAACTAACTCGGGACTAATTAGCCGGGTTTTTTATAGTGCAATTATTGAAAAAAGCTTTATTGCTCCTTTTTTAGGGAATGATAAAGAAAGAAAATTATTAAAGAGGTGAATGAAAATGGGAATTTGGTTTACAGAAAAGCAAACAGAGCATTTTGGAATTACAGCAGCAATTAAACGTACATTACATACAGAGCAAACAGAATTTCAAAAGTTAGATATGGTAGAAACTGCTGAGTTTGGCAACATGTTAATTTTAGATGGAATGGTCATGACTACAGAAAAAGATGAGTTTGTTTATCATGAAATGGTAGCTCACGTACCTTTATTTACACATCCGAATCCGAAACATGTCCTAGTAGTAGGCGGCGGTGATGGCGGAGTTATTCGTGAAGTATTGAAGCATCCATCTGTTGAAAAAGCGACATTAGTAGAGATTGACGGAAAAGTCATCGAGTATTCGAAAAAATACTTACCTAGCATTGCTGGAACTTTAGAAGATCCTCGCGTCGATGTTCAAGTAGATGATGGCTTTATGCATATTGCCAAAAGTGAATGTGTTTATGATGTAATTATGGTTGATTCTACAGAGCCAGTTGGACCTGCAGTAAACCTGTTTACGAAAGGTTTTTATGAAGGAATTGCAAAAGCCCTAAAAGAAGACGGTGTGTTCGTTGCGCAAACCGATAATCCGTGGTTCCATAGTCATTTGATAACGAATGTACAAAGAGATGTGAAGGAAGTCTTCCCGATTACAAGACTTTACACAGCAAATATCCCAACCTACCCAAGTGGACTTTGGACTTTTACGATTGGCTCGAAAAAATATGATCCGCTTGAGGTTGAAGAAGAGCGTTTCCATGATATTGAGACAAAATATTATACAAAAGAGCTTCATAAAGCAGCATTTGCCTTACCGAAGTTCGTTCAAGATCTAATTAAATAGGAGGCATTTAACATGCGTTTTGATGAAGCATATTCAGGTAACGTTTTTATTGCAACAAATAGTACTTATGAAGAAAGTAAGGCCGTTCTTTACGGAATGCCAATGGATTTTACGGTGAGTTTTCGCCCGGGGTCTCGTTTTGGCCCAGCTAGAATACGTGAGGTTTCTCTTGGATTAGAAGAATATAGCCCATATTTGGACCGCCATTTGGAAGAGGTAAACTTCTTTGATGCTGGAGATATTCCACTTCCGTTTGGAAATGCCCAAAGAAGCATTGATATGATCGAAGAATTTGTCGACAAGCTTTTGGCTGACAATAAGTTCCCGTTAGGTCTTGGTGGAGAGCACCTAGTGTCATGGCCAATTTTCAAGTCGTTAAAGAAAAAATACAATGACTTTGTCATTATTCATATTGATGCACATGCTGATTTACGTGAACACTATGAAGGAGAACCATTAAGCCACTCCACTCCAATTCGTAAAGCATGTGAATTAATTGGACCACAAAATGTTTATTCATTCGGAATCCGTTCAGGAATGCGTGAAGAGTTCCAGTACGCAAAAGAATCAGGCATGTACATGGCCAAATTTGATGTTGTTGAACCATTAAAACAAGTCCTACCAACGTTAGCTGGTAGAAATGTTTATGTAACCATTGATATTGATGTACTAGACCCATCAGCAGCTCCTGGAACAGGAACAGCTGAAGCAGGAGGAATTACATCAAAAGAGCTTTTACAAGCAATTCACTTAATTGCCGATACGAATATCAATGTCATTGGTGCTGATATAGTAGAAGTAGCACCAGTTTATGACCATTCAGAACAAACACAAATTGCTGCTAGTAAATTTGTTCGTGAAATATTATTAGGTTGGGTGAAGTAAACATAGTTTAGAGTTTAGAGTTTAGAGAGTAAAGTTGTGAAAGCGGTGCTTCGTAGCTTATAATCTAACTTTAAACTCTTTTTTCTTTACTGTATAATGGGGAAGTGAATTTTCGATGGTGTCTTTTCATAGGTGTCTGACACCATGCGTGGACATTTTTGATTAAAAGTCCACGCCCAGTAAACATATTGGTCTAAAAGGATGAATTATATTGGCTAATCAAGAAGGGACTTTAGTTTCTGTTGCAATGAAAACACAGATTACAGATGGTGATCTTAGGCAAGTCAACGATCTTGCTACCGAGGGACGGCTGTTTCGAAAAGCTAGTGGTCTCTACCTTCAATTTAAAGAGGACAATCAAGACGTAGGCCCAGTAAATCAAATTGTAAAAATTGATGAAAATAGTGCAGTGACTGTGATCCGTCAGGGCGCTGTCTCTATGAAGCAACTTTTTTTGCAAGGAGAAATGACTGAAGGTGTTTATCGAAGTTCATTTGGGACAATGCTGATGAACACGACGACTAATAAGATCCGTACAAACATTGATGAAGAAACCGGAGTAGGTTCGGTACAGCTTATCTATCAATTACATATGCAATCTCAATTTGCAGGAGATTATGAAGTAACGATTGACTTTAGGAGGAAATAGGAATGAATACTGTTGAGCAAGTAAAAGAAAATTTAAAGCAGGAAATTCGTGCATCAATACAAAAAGCTGGACTAGCTACAATCGAACAAATTCCTGATATTGTTTTGGAAATCCCAAAAGACAAAACACATGGTGATTATGCGACGAATGCTGCAATGCAGCTAGCGCGAGTCGCTAAAAAAGCGCCACGTCAAATTGCTGAGGAGCTAGTGGCTAATTTTGATAAAGGTAATGCTTCAATTTCAAAAATTGAAATCGCTGGACCTGGATTTATTAATTTTTATATGGACAATAGCTATTTAACAGACTTAATTCCAGCAATTTTAAAAGCCGGTACTGATTATGGACAAACAAATGTAGGGAACGGAAAGAAGGTGCAAGTCGAGTTCGTTTCTGCTAATCCAACAGGTAGCCTGCACCTTGGACATGCTCGTGGTGCGGCTGTTGGCGATTCACTTTGTAACGTTTTAGCGAAAGCAGGCTTCGATGTTTCTAGAGAATACTATATTAATGATGCAGGAAACCAAATTAACAACCTAGCGTTATCCGTTGAAGCAAGATATATGCAAGCATTAGACCTACCAGCTGAAATGCCAGAAGGCGGATATCATGGGGAAGATATTGTTGGCTTCGGTAAAGATTTAGCAGACGAATTTGGCGATCGCTTCGTTAATGACTCTGAAGAAGAGCGCTTAGCATTTTTCCGTGATTATGGTCTAAAGAAAGAGCTCGAAAAACTAAAGAACGATTTAAAAGAGTTCCGTGTTGAGTTTGATCATTGGTTTTCAGAAACATCGCTTTACACAAATGGTAAAGTCGTTGAAACCCTCGATCTTCTTAAAGAAAAAGGCGAAACTTATGAAAAAGATGGTGCTACATGGTTCCAATCTACAGTTTATGGAGATGACAAAGACCGTGTATTAATTAAAAATGATGGCTCGTACACTTATCTAACGCCGGATATTGCTTATCACCGCGATAAATTAGAACGTGGCTTTGAGAAACTGATTAACATTTGGGGTGCTGACCATCATGGGTATATTCCACGAATGAAGGCAGCTATCCAAGCGTTAGGATATAACAAAGATCAGTTAGATGTTGAGATCATCCAAATGGTATCTCTGTACCAAAACGGTGAAAAAGTGAAAATGAGCAAGCGTACAGGAAATGCAATTACGCTTCGTGACCTAATGGAAGAGGTAGGCATTGATGCGACTCGTTATTTCTTTGCGATGCGTAGTGCTGACACTCAGTTAGACTTTGATATGGATCTAGCCGTTTCGAAGTCAAATGAAAATCCAGTATTTTATGCGCAATACGCTCATGCCAGAGTATGCAGTATGCTACGACAAGGTGAACAAATGGGTGTACCGATTAGTCTAGACGCTGACTTCTCACTAGTTCAAAGCGAAAAAGAATTTGACCTATTGAAAAAATTAGGTGAGTTTCCAGAAGCAGTAGCAGATGCAGCCAACAAACTAACGCCACATCGAATTACGAATTACGTATATGAGCTAGCAGCAGCACTTCACTCTTTTTACAATGCAGAAAAAGTTCTTGATCAAGATGATCAAGAAAAGAGTAAGGCTCGTTTAGCGTTAATGAAAGCTGTTCAACAAACCATTCAAAATGCACTAGCTTTAATTGGAGTATCCGCTCCAGAAAAAATGTAAAATGCGATTGTCGAGGGAAATATTTTTCCCTCTTCTTTTTACTATGGTTGTCTGACATCAGACGTGTTACAATAAGTAAGAATTTTTAACTCAATAAAAGGAAGTGAACTTCATGAATGAAATTTTTATGGCATTACTAGCAGGTTCAATTGTAGGCTTTATTTTTGCATTACTTCGCTTACCAATCCCAGCTCCACCTGTATTATCAGGTATCATGGGTATTATCGGTATTTTCCTTGGCTACAAGGCATTTGCATTACTTTTACCACTAATCACAAAGTAGAATACTATTTCGGATCTAGGTAAACAATATCACTATCAATATACGTTGGTGGTGTACATACTAATGCCTTTTGCAACTCATCAAGATACAACTGAAATTTACTATGAAACCTATGGTGAAGGGACGGCGATTTTATTTATCCATCCCCCAGCCATGGGTCATGTTACGTTTAAAAGACAACGTCCTTTGGCCGATCATTTTCAAATCATTACAGTCGATTTGCGTGGGAATGGTAGAAGTGGAAATAAAGCTGAAAAAATAACCATGTCTCTCATTGTTGAAGACTTATTAGCTGTCGTAGATGAAATAGGTGTCAGCAAGGTTGTTGTATGTGGTTATTCAAATGGTGGTTCGATTGCTCAGGAATTTGCTTTATCATTTCCTGACCGAGTAAGTGGTGTGATTCTTTGTGGTGGTTTTTCCGAAGTGAATAGCTTCTTGCTGCGAAATGAATTTCGCTTAGGCATTTATGCAGCCCAATTTAAGCTTATAAAACTGATGTCCTTTGCTTTAGCAACGGCTCATACCCGTTCCAAGCTTTTTGAGCTTGAGCTTGAGGATTACGTAAAGAAAACCGACCCAGAAGTGTTGCGTCATATGTACAATGAAGGATTGCATTATAAATCAACCGATCGCCTTCATCAGCTAAATGTGCCACTCCTACTTGTCTACGGTGCTAACGACCATTACGTTCACCATTACCAAGACATCTTTTTAGAAAAAGTAAAAACAAACGTCGACATCGTCTACATCTCAGACGTTAAACACCAAATTCCAACAAAGAAAAGCCTTGAATTGAATAAGGTGATTTATAATTTTATTAAGAAAAAGATTGAAGTTTAGAGTGTTGAGTGTTGAGTTATGAGTTATGAGTTATGAGTTATTGGAAGAAAGGCTTCGAAGCGGTACTATCAGCAACTCAAAACTCAACACTCCTAACTCAAAACTAAAAAAGCAACTCAAAACTCAACACTCCTAACTCAAAACTATCCTCTCAATAGCCTCAACCCATTCAATATCACCAAAATTGTGCTGCCTTCGTGGCCGATGACTCCTAGAGGTAGTGATACTTGTTGAAGGAAGTTACCGATAATTAAAAGGACAATGATTGAGAGTGAGAAGATAATATTTTGTTTAATAATACGATTCATTCGTTTTGATAGTTCAATAGCTTTAGCAATTTTTGATAGATCATTTTTTACGAGTACGATATCGGCAGTTTCGATCGCCACATCAGTTCCTGTTCCCATCGCAATTCCGACGGTAGAAACAGCTAAGGCTGGGGCATCGTTTATCCCATCTCCAACCATGGCTACCGAACCATATCGCCTTTTTAACTCTTTTACTTCCTCGACCTTTGTTTCAGGTAAACAGTTTGCGATATACTCATCAATGTTTGTTTCTTTGGCAATTGATTGAGCAGTTTTCTCATGATCACCAGTTATCATAATTGAGTAAATCCCTGCTTCATGAAAACGACGGATCGCCTCGATTGCGACATCACGAACAGTGTCCTGAAGGGCAATCATTCCGTAAATCCCTTCTTCGTCTGCGACATATACTAATGTCTTTCCTGAGATTGATAGTTTTTCAGTTTCTTCCTTAAAAAATTGGTCAGCCGCATCGTCACCGATAAAGCTTCGTTTCCCAACTTTATATTTTTTTTCATTTAAAGTAGCGGTAATCCCCCACCCAGTTATATCTTCTACATCATCTGGTTGAGCTAGCACGGATATATCTTCATTTTTAGCATAGTTCACAATGGCTTCAGCTAATGGATGAGTTGAATGGCTTTCGATCGACGCTACCGTATATAAAAATTCCTTAACAGCTGCCCCATCTCTAACAATCACATTTGTTACTTCAGGTTTCCCTTTCGTTAACGTTCCTGTTTTATCTAAAGCAATCGCTTTGATTGAACTTAATGCTTCTAAATGAACGCCACCTTTAAACAAAATGCCATTTCTAGCGCCATTTGAAATGGCAGACAACGTTGCAGGCATAATTGAAGCGACAAGGGCACATGGTGAAGCAACAACGAGCATGACCATCGCTCGATAAAACGTTTCTGTCCAGCTCCAACCTAGTAAGTAATGTGGTAAAAACATCATTAGCGCTACAACAATTAATACTCCTTTGACATAAGTTCCTTCGAATTTTTCTATAAAAAGTTGAGAAGGAGATTTTTCGTCTTTTGCTGTTTGAACTAACTCAATGATCTTCTGAAAAAGGGTTTCATCATTTGTTTTTGTTACCGTAACTGTAATTGCACCGTTCATATTTACTGTACCCGAAAAAACATGATCGTCGATTTTTTTGACAACAGGCATGGACTCCCCAGTGATCGCAGCTTCATCAATGGTCGTTTGCCCTTTGCTAATTTTTCCATCTGTTGGAATTCGCTCACCTGGCTTCACTAATACTTGGTCACCGACTTGTAAAGCTGTAACAGCAATAACTTTTTCAGTACCACCAACAAGGACCGTAGCTTCTTCAGGTTGTAACTCCATTAAAGCAGAAATTTCACGATGGCTCTTATTTAACGTGTAAGTTTCTAAAGCCCCACTTAACGAAAAAATAAAGATTAGGATGGCGCCCTCAGCCCAATAACCGATAATGGCCGCACCAATTGCTGCCAAAATCATCAGTAGCTCGACGTTTAAAGAACGCTCAACAACTAAATCAGTAAAACCCTCCTTGGCTTTAAAGAAACCACCAATCACATATGATAGTAAAAAAGCAGCAACCGCAAACGTTTGAAACTCTAAGTTTTGTAAGACAATCGCTACGCCTAAAAAGAGCCCTCCAAATATAGCGAAAATTAATTCCTGATGTTCTTGAAATAACGACTTTTCAGTCGCTACAGGCTCTGCCTTCGTTAAACCAATACTCTCTCCCATATTTGTCATCTCCTTTTTATTTTTCGCTCTTTTATAAAGGTTGTTTTCGCAAAGGTTGTTGCTTTCGTAAAAATCCCAAAAGCCGGATTTTTACACAAAAAAACTAAGATTTCACAACTTATTTAGTAAGTAGTGCTCTTTTCTTACTCAATTTATTGAGTGATATCTTCATCTAAGGCATTTTTCCAATTATTTTACGTTAAAAAGCCACAATGTTTACGAAAAGAGCCTTTCTAAAAGATAGCTTTTAGGTCGTAACCAAGCGAATGCTTGGTTCTTCACACGTTGTTTATTATCAAAAGACGACCTAGAAGCAACAAACTTTGCGAAAACAGCCTTTTTTTTTCATCCAATTGAGAAGAACAATCAAAGTCATTACCCCTTAAAATGACGAAATGCTGCCATCCATAAAGGACGACAGCAGTACCTGAAAATTTACATGTATTTTATTATATTCATCTTACCATATAAAAGATAATTTGTAATTATGAATTATGAATTGTGTAGAAAGGAGAAGCTCCTCTGAAACAGCTTTCACCAATTCATAATTCATAATTTGAATTCATAACTTTATAGAAGTGGCGCAAATACTGTAGCAATCTTTTCTTTACTTCTATGGAAGAAGGAGCGGTTTTTGAGCTGTTCAATCGTTAAGCGCTCTGAAATTGAAATGTCGTGTTCCATTACTTCAATCACATCTTTAATAAATTCCTTGTTAAAGATGAGACAATTAATTTCATGATTAATATGGAAGCTACGGGGGTCGACATTAGCTGTGCCAATATCACATATTTTTTTATCGATGATAATCGTTTTTGCGTGGTAAAAGCCACGGTAATACCGAAATACTTCACAACCTGCTTCGAGCAAAGGTTGAAAGTAAGGGAAGGATGCTTCTTTTACTAAGGGATGATCACCTTGTTTTGGAATGATTAATTTAACATCAACGCCCCGTTTCGCTGCGGCAATCAGCTCAGTCTTAATTTCCTTACCAGGAATAAAGTACGGTGTTCCAATATAAATCGAATCCGTAGCTTCCTTAATAAAGTCAATAAACGATTCTTCAAGAAAAGCACCATCTGATGGGATGATTTTTAATTCGTGTAGTCCTTTAGCCAAAGGAGGATAGTATTGCTGTTGGGTGATTTTTTCTTTAGTAGCCACTGTCCAATCCTCTAAAAACTGTTCTTGCAGGTCCTGACAACCGTCACCTTCAATTCGCAAATGAATATCACGCCAATCGCCAAACTTCGGATCTCTACCTAAGTATTCATCACCAACGTTGAAGCCACCAATATAACCAATGTGACCATCTATAACGGTAATTTTTCGGTGGTTTCGGCGATTTAAGGTGAAAAATAGATAAGGGAACTTTGGAGGGTGAGAATGAGCAAAGGATACTCCAGCTTTTTTCAGCTCTCTTTGCATTTTTTTCGAGATGCTACAACCGACACGGTCGATGAGAAGTCTAACCTTTACACCCTCTTTTGCTTTTTCCTTTAAAGCCTTTAACACCTGTGTTCCAATATGGTCATCACGAAAGATATAGAAAAGCATATGGATATGATGCTCAGCATAGTTGATATCGGTAATCATTTTTTTATACAAATCGTGCCCCGAAGTAAGAATTTCACATTGGCCATTGCGAATTTCTTGAACATACCTTTTTGCTTCTTGACGTTGCTTTTTTAAACCTAATCTAAAATCTATCCAGAACCAAGTGATAAGTAGTAATATAATCGCTACTATCGTCATAAGTAACATAGAAGGCCTCCTTAATTTAAGGTTACAAATTAGTTTGTCCTAGTTTGCCAGGAATGTTGTATAAAGGAGAGTAAAAAATTTTTAAAAAATAATCGACTGAATGCTCATTCACAAAAACTTTTATGTTATAATAGTAATTAAATTTAGTATTTTCTTAATATTCACTTACATACACTGAAGGGGGTTGTTGGAATGGATGCATTTGTATATGTCAACTGGGCTTTATTTTTAGTTGTAACTGGTTACGCTGGGTTTCTTTTTGTCACCTTGGTTAAAACTCGTTACGAATTTATTAAACTAGGAAAAAAAGCCGAATGGAACAAAACAACGAAGGAACGTATTAATGAAGTTTTAGTGAATGTCTTTGGTCAAAAAAAACTAATGAAGGACAAAAAAAGTGGTCTCATTCATGTCATGCTTTTTTACGGATTTCTCCTTGTTCAGCTAGGAGCTATTGACTTAATTTGGAAAGGGCTTGCAACGGGCTCTCATTTTCCTTTAGGGCCACTTTATCCAATTTTTACATTCTTCCAAGAAATTGTCGTTTTAATGATTATTGTTGCCGTCGTTTGGGCTTTTCACCGTCGTTATGTAGAGAAGCTTGTTCGACTAAAGCGTAACTTTAAGTCAGGTCTTGTACTTATCTTTATTGGTGGATTAATGATTTCAAAATTACTTGCTAAAGGTATGGAAATTATCTGGCTTGAGAAGAGCATTTCTTGGGCAGAACCAGTTGCAGCATCAATTGCCACAATTGCTGGTGGGATTGGAGCGACAGCAGCAGGGGTATTATTCTTCATATTCTGGTGGGCGCATTTATTATTCTTACTAACATTTTTAGTGTATATTCCACAATCAAAGCATGCCCATTTAATTGCTGGTCCTGCAAACGTTTACTTAGGTAGAACTCATAAGGTCGGTCAATTGGCTTCCATTAACTTCGAAGATGAAGACCAAGAAGTATTTGGTATCAATAAAATAGAAGATTTCAACCAAAAGCAATTATTAGATTTATATGCCTGTGTAGAGTGTGGTCGCTGTACGAGTATGTGTCCTGCAGCTGGAACAGGAAAGCTCTTGTCACCAATGGATCTAATCGTTAAACTGCGTGATCATCTAACAGAAAAAGGTGCTGTTGTAACCTCAAGAAAACCGTGGTTACCTGCGTTTGCCTTCAATAATACAAAAGCAAACCAATTAGCGATGCAAGGAGCAGGCGGACAGGAAGCTGCAGCTGGCTACGATGTTGCGTTAATTGGTGATGTGATCACAGAAGAAGAAATTTGGGCATGTACAACATGTCGTAACTGTGAAGACCAATGTCCAGTTGCCAATGAGCATGTTGATAAAATCATTGATTTACGCCGTTATTTAGTTTTAACAGAAGGAAAGCTCGACGCAGATGCT includes:
- a CDS encoding YwhD family protein; the encoded protein is MDLLNNNNNKKGSGFNILGKESTTHGGYGAGTLNLDNMTPVIVDVTAGEAYVEMGAMHARSDVEKGIKFLKEKEEVPNGKPYWLVWITVDQNAQGSYYAGVTACEMTVDREIRRGYKSLPEHVNKMDKSLKRQIIVDHMDNPSKEVLGNFLKGFNEKMYANSEQKLRDDLGVL
- a CDS encoding transglycosylase domain-containing protein, whose translation is MEVITRKKYHRRIGLTRRLIRLALVTAILIMGSLVGLLTYAKMQGPPPLQVQETTVFYGNDDSVIGQRVVGQNRHWISLDEMSPAIIEATIAIEDRKFFSHFGFDPVRIGAAVLKNVQSGTKAQGASTITQQYARNLFLSHDKTWKRKRDEAIYALRLEMNYTKEEILEGYLNTIYYGHGAYGIEAAANYYFRKSASDLNIAEAAMLVGIPKGPLYYSPLRNYERSRGRQQQVLNAMAAEGYLTPQEAEDFYRTPLILEHETTSNSASIAPYFQDVVYQILTDRYGLDPQLIEAGGLQIYTTLDPIMQEKAEKWVEKELKDTELQAALVAIDPRNGDVKAMVGGRNYQESQYNRATMAPRAPGSTIKPLLYYAALENGFTPATPLTSEETTFIFDDGRETYEPANFGHKYANDFMTLAKAIALSDNIYAVKTHFFLGFDQLIETAHRLGITSTLREYPSLALGSENVRVLEMTNSYSAFANGGKKVEPRFITKVVDRNGKVLIEQEPVLEQVLNPELAYVMTDLMTGMFNLDLGNSVTGRSVMHLVNRPVAGKSGTTLSDSWMIGYTPQLLTGVWTGHDVGRELVSPETQYAKRIWANFLEDALTDKLKLPFPKPANVVAMAINPDTGRLATDACPVQHVSYFVKGTEPIEYCQEHLSNPESVEKAKEEIAEIEEAKKEKLMDRLIKWFKSN
- the speE gene encoding spermidine synthase; its protein translation is MGIWFTEKQTEHFGITAAIKRTLHTEQTEFQKLDMVETAEFGNMLILDGMVMTTEKDEFVYHEMVAHVPLFTHPNPKHVLVVGGGDGGVIREVLKHPSVEKATLVEIDGKVIEYSKKYLPSIAGTLEDPRVDVQVDDGFMHIAKSECVYDVIMVDSTEPVGPAVNLFTKGFYEGIAKALKEDGVFVAQTDNPWFHSHLITNVQRDVKEVFPITRLYTANIPTYPSGLWTFTIGSKKYDPLEVEEERFHDIETKYYTKELHKAAFALPKFVQDLIK
- the speB gene encoding agmatinase — translated: MRFDEAYSGNVFIATNSTYEESKAVLYGMPMDFTVSFRPGSRFGPARIREVSLGLEEYSPYLDRHLEEVNFFDAGDIPLPFGNAQRSIDMIEEFVDKLLADNKFPLGLGGEHLVSWPIFKSLKKKYNDFVIIHIDAHADLREHYEGEPLSHSTPIRKACELIGPQNVYSFGIRSGMREEFQYAKESGMYMAKFDVVEPLKQVLPTLAGRNVYVTIDIDVLDPSAAPGTGTAEAGGITSKELLQAIHLIADTNINVIGADIVEVAPVYDHSEQTQIAASKFVREILLGWVK
- a CDS encoding DUF1934 domain-containing protein, with the protein product MANQEGTLVSVAMKTQITDGDLRQVNDLATEGRLFRKASGLYLQFKEDNQDVGPVNQIVKIDENSAVTVIRQGAVSMKQLFLQGEMTEGVYRSSFGTMLMNTTTNKIRTNIDEETGVGSVQLIYQLHMQSQFAGDYEVTIDFRRK
- the argS gene encoding arginine--tRNA ligase, which codes for MNTVEQVKENLKQEIRASIQKAGLATIEQIPDIVLEIPKDKTHGDYATNAAMQLARVAKKAPRQIAEELVANFDKGNASISKIEIAGPGFINFYMDNSYLTDLIPAILKAGTDYGQTNVGNGKKVQVEFVSANPTGSLHLGHARGAAVGDSLCNVLAKAGFDVSREYYINDAGNQINNLALSVEARYMQALDLPAEMPEGGYHGEDIVGFGKDLADEFGDRFVNDSEEERLAFFRDYGLKKELEKLKNDLKEFRVEFDHWFSETSLYTNGKVVETLDLLKEKGETYEKDGATWFQSTVYGDDKDRVLIKNDGSYTYLTPDIAYHRDKLERGFEKLINIWGADHHGYIPRMKAAIQALGYNKDQLDVEIIQMVSLYQNGEKVKMSKRTGNAITLRDLMEEVGIDATRYFFAMRSADTQLDFDMDLAVSKSNENPVFYAQYAHARVCSMLRQGEQMGVPISLDADFSLVQSEKEFDLLKKLGEFPEAVADAANKLTPHRITNYVYELAAALHSFYNAEKVLDQDDQEKSKARLALMKAVQQTIQNALALIGVSAPEKM